The genomic DNA GTGATGACGGTAGAGACCGGCTCCTACGAAACCGCCACCAACCTGAATCGCATGAACCGGGAAATTCCGGTGGACGACAGCGAGCGGGTGGAAAAGGTGACCAACTTTGTGGCCAGCCATCTGGACCACGAATGGCTGCGTGAGCGCTGCGGCAGCCCCCGCGAGCTGACCCTGTCCCCACCGGCCTTTCGCTACCGCATGGTGCAACGGGCCCGCGAAGCCAACAAGCGCATCGTGCTGCCGGAAGGCAGCGAACCGCGCACTATCGAGGCAGCGGCCATCTGCCAGGAACGGGGCATTGCCCGCTGCGTGCTGCTGGCCAAACGGGACGCGGTGGAATCCGTGGCCCGCACCCAGGGCATTACCCTGCCGGAAGGGCTGGAGATTCTCGACCCGGACAGCATCCGCGAACAGTACGTGGAGCCCATGGTGGAGCTGCGTCGCAACAAGGGCCTCAATGCCCCCATGGCCCGTGCCCAGCTGGAAGATACCGTGGTGCTGGGCACCATGATGTTGGCCCTGGACGAAGTGGACGGCCTGGTATCCGGCGCCATCAATACCACCGCCAACACCATCCGCCCGGCCCTGCAGTTGATCAAGACCGCCCCGGAATACCATCTGGTGTCGTCGATCTTCTTCATGCTGCTGCCGGAGCAGGTGCTGGTCTACGGGGACTGTGCGGTAAACCCGGACCCAAACGCTGAGCAACTGGCGGAGATCGCCCGGCAGAGCGCCGCCTCGGCCAAGGCTTTCGGCATCACCCCGCGGGTGGCCATGCTCAGCTACTCCACCGGCGATTCCGGCACCGGCAACGATGTGGAAAAAGTGCGCGAGGCCACCCGACTGGCCCGCGAGGCCAACCCGGATCTGTTACTGGATGGCCCGCTGCAGTACGACGCCGCCGCCATCGACAGCGTCGGCAAGGCCAAGGCCCCGGACAGCCCGGTGGCCGGCCGCGCCACCGTGTTCATCTTCCCGGACCTGAACACCGGCAACACCACCTACAAGGCGGTGCAGCGCAGCGCCAACTGCATCAGTGTCGGGCCCATGCTGCAGGGCCTGCGCAAACCGGTGAACGACCTGTCCCGCGGCGCCCTGGTGGACGACATCGTCTACACCATCGCCCTTACTGCCATTCAGGCGGCGGACCTGTAACACAATGACATGGCGTAGGGTGGATTAGCCTAAGGCGTAATCCACCATGGTCCTCCCCCCCTGAAACAAAGGTGGATTACGCCTGCGGCTAATCCACCCTACGTTATGATCACCGCTCGTAGGAGCGTCGCTGGCGGCGCGATTACAGTAGTCGCGAGTTGCGAGAAGCGAGTTTCGAAAGGCAAGACAGCAAAGAGCGGGAGTTTCAGGTTTTCGTGACTCGAAACTGATTTATCGCGCCGCCAGCGACGCTCCTACGGCTGAGATGTCAGCCTCGCCCACTCTGATCAATCACCACCCCCGGCGCGCCGGCCTGCAGCAGCGCGCGCAGGTCGTCGGGCACCGGGGTTTTCTCGAAGGGTTCCGTGGTCATCATCACGTAGACTGCTTCCGCGCGGGCGATGGCGCGCCCTTCATCCGCATGGCGAATGTCCGCTGCCAGGGTGAACGATGTATTGCCCATGTGCGTCAGTGACACCAACACGTCCAGGACATCATCAAAGCGTGCCGACGACTGCCATTCCGTAGTCAGCTTCACCACCTGGTTATCCAGCCCTTTTGCCAGCAACTGGTTGTAGTCACAGCCCATGGCGCGCATGAATTCTGTCATGGCCAGGTCCACGTAGTCCCCATAGCGGGCATTGAAGACCACTTGCTGGGCATCGCATTCGTTATAGCGAACCCGAAAGCGGAAACAGAACGGCTGGGACATGACACTCTCCAAAAATTTTCAATGCAGGGCCGCCAGAAGATCTCTCTACGAAACGACTGTAGGAGCCATGCTTGCATGGCGAACAATGCACCATTCGCCATGCAAGCATGGCTCCTACAGTGGCAATAAGATGGCCATTGGCGTTGCTCGAGCTTGCCGGCCTTACAGCATTCGCTCAATGGGCAATAGCGACAGTAACCATGCCATCATGCGTCGCCACACCGTCACGTCGGGTTCGTGGTGATGGACCGCCGGCCGACCGTCATGGCCATCCCCGGCCCAGGTCAGCTTTCCCCGCTCTTTATCGACCCGATAACTGTTTTCCGGCGCCAGCCCCTCTTCGATAAAGGCCGCCACCTGTTGCCCCAGTTCCTCAGACGCCACGTAGTAGCCCATCTCGGTATTGAGATGCACCGAGCGCGGATCGATATTGAATGAGCCCACGAACACTTCGCGCCGGTCCAGCACCATGGCCTTGGTATGCAGGCTGGCCCGGGAGCGCCCCTTGAACAACCGCACCTGCCGATGCAGGGCACGGGCGTTGGGCGCCAGCTCATGCAGCTCCACCCCGGCTGCCAGCAGACCATCACGATAACGGGCATAGGCACCGTGGGCGGCAATCACATCATTGGTGGCCAGGCTGTTGGTGAGCACCGCCGCGCGACCACCGCGCTGTTTCATCTCCGCCAGTTCCGCCACAAAGGCATCACCGGGAATAAAATAGCTGGCCTCCATCAGCAGTTCCTGATGATCGTCCCTGGCCAGCAGGTGGGCGAGCTGATCCCCCATCAGGGTCTGTTTGACCCCGGCCGCCTTGTCAGGACTATCGAACAGCAACACCGCATGGGCCTGTACACACTGGCGGTCCTGCCCCGCCAGGTAATCGGTAAAGAAGGCTTCGTGCTGGGGAAACAGGTAAGGATAGTTCTTGAGGGAGCGGCGCCATTGTCGCAGCCACTGCCAGACACGCTCCGCCGCCGCCTCCCGGTAACGACGCAGGGTCTTCATGGGCATGGCCAGCGGGCTGTCCCAGTAGCAGTCAAACGCCGCCTGGGTATCGGCGACGATAGGGCCACGGGCGTACAGGTCCAGATCGCGAAAATTGGTGGACGCGTTCACGCCAAAATAGTGATCGGCAATATTGCGGCCGCCCACGATTGCCCGTTCACCATCCACGATCCAGGCCTTGTTGTGCATACGGTGATTCAGCAACGGCATGTGATGAAGCCATTGCAGGACATGCTTGTAGCGCCCCCGGAAAGCGTTAAACAGGCGCACCTCGATATTGGGATGGGCATCCAGCGCCGCCCACTTCACGTCCCGGCCCAACTGGTTGGCGTGATCCAGCAGCATGCGCACTTTCACGCCCCGGCGTGCCGCCTCCAGCACCCGGTAGGTCAACAACTTGCCGGTAGTGTCGTCATCCCAGATGTAGTACTGCACATCCAGCGTCCGCCGGGCCAGGCGGGCCAGCGTTATCCGCAAGGTAAAGGCCTGATCGCTGTCTGCCACCAGTGCCAGGGAGGAGAGCATCATCGGGCTGGTCACCGCACTCACGCTGTTATCTCCCTGTTCACCTACACCTCTCCATCAACTGTAGCTATGACCCGGCCATGACCGGCCCGTGACAATTTTCCTGTTTTTGACCGTAATGCCTACCCTGCCATAAAACGAACAGGGTTCACCGAAAATTCACAGGATTTTTACCGCCGGGACTTGTCGCACCGCCACCCTCTGGGCACTCCATTTTCTGCTCAGGGATGCACACTCATGAAGCGAATGCTCTTCGCCGGCCTGCTGGCCGCCTCACTGGGATCGGCCCATGCCTACCAGTGGAACTACCCCGCCCCCATCAAGACACCCGGTGCCAACGATAACGGCAAGGTGGTGCTGTTCGATGTCTCCCACGGAGGCACCGAAGGCAACGCGGACTGGGTGATCGACGGTGCCTTTTCCGACTTTGCCGATGCGCTGGTAGGCGAAGGCTATACGGTGCAGGAATACCGGGGCGTGGACAAGAACAGCGATGGTGTCATCCAGTTCGTGGATGACTACACCAATCCCACCACCGCCAACAGCAACGCCAATGAAGCGGTGATTACCTACAGCGCCATCAGCCACGCGGATGTACTGGTTCTCGCGGAAAGCAACCGTCCCTTTACCCAGGCAGAATTGCAGGCACTGGAAGATTTTGTGGCCGCCGGCAAGGGCATTTTCTTTGTGGCCGACCACTACAACGCCGACCGCAACCTGAACACCTGGGACAGCACCGAAGTGTTCAACGGCTATAACCGATCCACCCTGTCCCAGTTTAATGTGGGTGGCAGCTACGGCGACCTGCGTAATCCCGGCGTCGCCACTGGTGGCTGGCTGGCCCAGGAGTTCGGCATCCGCTTTCGCTTCAACGCCATCGACTGGCACAGCGGCGCCAGCGGTATCGAACCGGCCAGCCAGGTGGAAGGACTGACCACCGGCGTGGGCCCGGTACTGATGGCCGGTGGCGCCACCCTGGCGATCACCGACCCGAATAAGGCCAAGGGCCTGGTGTACTTTTCCACCAGCGACAGCCCCAGCCGCTGGACCCACGCGGTGGACTCCGGGCTCTACTTCGGCGGCACCGCCGAAGGCCCCTACGTGGCCATCGCCAAATCCGGCCCCGGCAAGGCCGCCTTTATCGGCGACTCCAGCCCCATTGAAGATGCCTCGCCCAAGTACAAGCGCCAGGACAACGGCAACACCAAGAGCACCTACCCGGGCTGGACCGATGCCGGTAACGCCGCCCAGCTCAGCATTAACCTGATCGACTGGCTGGCCACCCCGGAAAGCTACACCCAGTTCAACAGCAGCGCCCACCCGGCCGGCACCGTCACCCCCACCCCCATGGCCAGCGAAGAACTGGACGACCCGGACAACGGCCAGCCCTGGAATACGCCCTCCGGCGGCTATAACCCCTGGGATGCCAGCACCTTCGACTACGGCGCCTACGGTGCTCCGGATGGCCCCGGTGGCAACAATGGCGGCGGCGGTGAAGTGCTGTCCGTGAGCGACGCCCTGGCCGAACCCACTGGCACTACCGTCACCGTGGCAGGGGTGATTACCCAGGCCATCAATGGCGAGTTCGCGCTGGAAATTGAGGACAGCAACGGCAGTGCCACCCTTTACGTAAAACTGGAAAGCCAGTACCGCAACGACTTCAGCCCCCAGAACAACCCGGCAGTGATCGGTGAAACCCTGCAAGTGAGTGGTGCGCGTGATGTCTACATGGGCGAGCCCAGCATCGAGTACGTCACCGACATGCAGCTGGTGGATGGCAGTACCGGGGGCGGCAGCTGTGGCAGCAGCGGCGCGGTGTCGGTGAGCGATGCCTACGCCAGCAGCCAGGGCACCCCGCTCACCGTGGTGGGCGAAGTGATCAGCGGCGTTAACGACCCCTACGCCCTGGAGCTGGGCGACCTGAACAACAGCACCAGCGTCTACGTGAAGCTGGAATCCGATCAGCGCGCCGAATACAGCCCCGCCAACAACCCGGCCATGGTCGGCCAGACCCTGGAAGTGGACGGCGTGCGCGACCTGTACATGAGTCACCCCAGCCTGGAATCGGTGAGCTCACTCACCGTGATCAGCAACTGCCCCTGATTCTTTTTAAAAATTTCCCGGCGGCGTTCGCGCCGCCCTTCTTTCAACCCAAACACAGGAAACACCATGAAGGCTTCACTGCGATCCCTGCTGGCCCTGTCTCTGGCCGGCGGCGCCCTGCTCAGCGGCTGCGGCGGCGATGACGACAATACCCCCGTCCAACAGGACACCACCCCACGGGTGGATCTGCGTTTGATGGAAACCACCGATATCCACGCCAACGTGATGGACTACAACTACTACAGCGACAGCGTGGACCGTGGCCACGGCCTGGTACGCACCGCCATGCTGGTCAAGCAGGCCCGTGCCGAAATCACCTACCCGGAAAACTCTGCGTTAGTCGATAACGGCGACCTGATCCAGGGCAGCCCCATGGGCGACTGGCGCCAGGCGCAGGGGCTCACCAGTGCCGAGGTGCACCCGGTCTACAAGGTCATGAATGAAATGGCCTACGACGTGGGCAACTACGGCAACCACGAATTCAACTACGGCCTGGATTTCCTCGCCGAGAGCGTCAATGACGCCGCCTTTCCCTACATCAGCGCCAACGTGTTCAGCGCCGACGGCAGTACCCCGTATTTTGACCAGTACACGCTGATCACCAAAACGGTCTTCGACCGGGACGGCAATCCCCATGACCTGACCCTGGGCTTTATCGGCTTCCTGCCACCGCAAATCATGCAGTGGGACAAGAAAAACCTGGAGGGCAAGGTCACCGCCAAAGACATCAAGGCCACGGCAGAGTTGCTGGTGCCACAGATGAAAGCGGAAGGCGCGGACATCATCGTTGCCATTCCCCATTCCGGCATCGATACCACCGCCTACTCGGAAAAGGCCAAGGCGGAAAACAGCAGCTGGTACCTGGCAGACGTGGACGGCATCGACGCCATCATGTTCGGCCACAGCCACCTGACTTTCCCCTCGGACAGCTTTGCCAACACCGCCAACGTGGATCTGGATAAAGGCACTATCAAAGGGGTGCCTTCGGTCATGCCCGGCTACTGGGGCAGCCACCTGGGCATCATCGATCTGACCCTGGCGCTGGCTGACGACGGCGAGACCTGGACCGTGGTGGACAGCAAGGTGGAAGCCCGGGCCCTGGACCCGGACGGCGAGGCCGATGCGGCCCTGACTGCACTGGTCAAACCCGACCACGACGCCACCCTGGACTACATGGGCCAGGTGATCGGCGAGTCCACCGATGACATCTTCAGTTTCCTGGCCGTGGTGAAGGACGATCCTTCCATCCAGATCGTTAGCGATGCCCAGAAGGCCTATGTGGAAGAGGCCATTGTCGGCACCGAGCTGGATGGCCTGCCGGTGCTATCTGCTGCGGCCCCGTTCAAGGCCTGTGACCGTGACGGGGTCTGCGCCGAGGAAAGCAGCTTTACTGTGGTCCCTGCTGGCGAGCTGCAAGTGAAGAATATCGCCGACCTGTACCTCTACCCGAACACCCTGATGGCAGTGAAGGTGACCGGAGCCGAACTGGAACAGTGGCTGGAATGTTCCGCCTCGCAATTCTTCCAGATCACCGATACCACTGACCGCCAGGAGCTGGTGGATTTCAGTGGCTTCCCCACCTACAACTTCGATGTGATCGACGGCGTGACCTACCAGATCGATGTGACCGAGCCAGCCCGCTATGACCGCGACTGCGTCAAGGTCAGCGACGGTAGCCGGATTGTTGACCTGCAGTTTGCAGGCGCCGCCATCGACCCGGCCCAGGAATTCCTCATCGCCAGCAACAACTACCGCGCCGCGGGCGGCAAGTTCGCCGGCACCGGCGGTGACCATGTGGTGATCGAATCTCCGGACGAAAATCGCCAGGTGGTCGGCAACTACATCCAGGCCAACAGCCCGGTAACGCCTACCGCCGACAACAACTGGTCCTTCGCTCCGATCCTGGGCTACACCAGCAATCTTGAAATCGTCTTCCGGGTACCCAACACCGACCGCGCCAAAAACTTCGTGGCCGATGCGGTAGCCGGTGCCGGTGGCAACTTCATGGCCACCCTGCTGGATGACAGTGGCAACGAAGCCATCTACGAGCTGAACCTGCAGCCCTGATCAATCGGACTGCGACACCCGACGGGTCGGCGCCGCCGGCTCGTCGTTTCTGACCCGCAGAAAGCTGGCAAAGCGTGGCAACCCGGTAGACGTCAGGCCGTAATATTTATAGGTCACGGTACTGCCCAGCGGCGGCGGGTCCACCCGCTCGTCATCGCTGAGCCCACTGCCCAGCTTGAAGCGGCGACCATCCCCGGTCTCCACCACCAGGGCGCCCACCTGGCCCTGGTATTTGCCTTTCCCGTTGCTGTAACCCACCACCGTTGCTTCCGCATCCTGAAAGGTTTTCACCTTGAGCAGAGCCGCCGTGCGGCCGGCTTTGTAGAAGCTGTCACCGTGATGCAGCATCAAGCCCTCTCCGCCAACCGCCAGCACCCGATCCAGGCGTGCCAGCAGGGCACCGTGGTCCGTGGCCCGTCGCTGCTCCACCATGGCCAGGTGATAGGAGGAGGTCTTGCCCACCAGCTCACGCATCTTTTTCATCCGTTCACTGAATGGCACGCCACTGGCCGGCAGGTCGAACACCATAAAGCGGATCTGCCGCCATTCCTCCGCCTTCGGTTGCAGCCGCCGGATCGCCGCCGACACCGCGGCAAAGCGGCCGCGCCCCATCCACAGCTCACCGTCCAGGGGCTGGTCGGGAAAATCGCGCAGGAACCAGTCCGGCGCGGCGATAATATTGCCGCCCCGGGACAGCAACTGCTGCCCGTCCCAGTAGGCCCGCACCCCGTCCAGCTTTTCGCTGACCCAGTAGCCCTGCAGATCCATGCCCGGCTGATACACCCTGGCCAGCTGCAAAGGGGGCTCGCTGGCCCGGGTGACGGCCACCAACAGGCAGATGAACGCCATCAGGCCAACCCGCAGACATCCTTGTCTTGCCGGTATTTTCACGGTCTTCTCCCTTTATTCTCGCTCACGGCCCCAGACTGTGCCTGAAGGACTGACCCGGCTCTGTGCGCAATCGCAGCGCCAGTGCGTAAGAGATCACCGGTTTTGCAACAAATCCGTTTGTCGGGCATCCAAGCTTCAGGAGGTAACAACCATGCGCACACTATT from Alcanivorax sp. includes the following:
- the pta gene encoding phosphate acetyltransferase, encoding MQIYFIAPTGFGVGLTSTSLGLLRALEQGGLKIGFCKPIAQHQPGDTGPEQSSELITRTFAIEPPTPMPLEQTEKYLGEGQMDDLLEQIVQRFHQAAEGKDVMVVEGMVPTRTVSYAARLNAALASSLGAEVILVAAPEDGNVSALADSLEIHCRQFGGSRNDKVLGVVLNKVRDDSLPEQLKQQFPALEKGDLRLLGCVPWQEELNAPRTRDVAKLLGATVLHAGDDEHRRMEKIVLCARALPNTVELFQPRVLVVTPGDRDDIIVAASLAASNGVPLAGLLLCTGFQPDPRVMRLCQSALDAGLPVMTVETGSYETATNLNRMNREIPVDDSERVEKVTNFVASHLDHEWLRERCGSPRELTLSPPAFRYRMVQRAREANKRIVLPEGSEPRTIEAAAICQERGIARCVLLAKRDAVESVARTQGITLPEGLEILDPDSIREQYVEPMVELRRNKGLNAPMARAQLEDTVVLGTMMLALDEVDGLVSGAINTTANTIRPALQLIKTAPEYHLVSSIFFMLLPEQVLVYGDCAVNPDPNAEQLAEIARQSAASAKAFGITPRVAMLSYSTGDSGTGNDVEKVREATRLAREANPDLLLDGPLQYDAAAIDSVGKAKAPDSPVAGRATVFIFPDLNTGNTTYKAVQRSANCISVGPMLQGLRKPVNDLSRGALVDDIVYTIALTAIQAADL
- a CDS encoding thioesterase family protein — its product is MSQPFCFRFRVRYNECDAQQVVFNARYGDYVDLAMTEFMRAMGCDYNQLLAKGLDNQVVKLTTEWQSSARFDDVLDVLVSLTHMGNTSFTLAADIRHADEGRAIARAEAVYVMMTTEPFEKTPVPDDLRALLQAGAPGVVIDQSGRG
- a CDS encoding phospholipase D family protein — translated: MSAVTSPMMLSSLALVADSDQAFTLRITLARLARRTLDVQYYIWDDDTTGKLLTYRVLEAARRGVKVRMLLDHANQLGRDVKWAALDAHPNIEVRLFNAFRGRYKHVLQWLHHMPLLNHRMHNKAWIVDGERAIVGGRNIADHYFGVNASTNFRDLDLYARGPIVADTQAAFDCYWDSPLAMPMKTLRRYREAAAERVWQWLRQWRRSLKNYPYLFPQHEAFFTDYLAGQDRQCVQAHAVLLFDSPDKAAGVKQTLMGDQLAHLLARDDHQELLMEASYFIPGDAFVAELAEMKQRGGRAAVLTNSLATNDVIAAHGAYARYRDGLLAAGVELHELAPNARALHRQVRLFKGRSRASLHTKAMVLDRREVFVGSFNIDPRSVHLNTEMGYYVASEELGQQVAAFIEEGLAPENSYRVDKERGKLTWAGDGHDGRPAVHHHEPDVTVWRRMMAWLLSLLPIERML
- a CDS encoding bifunctional 2',3'-cyclic-nucleotide 2'-phosphodiesterase/3'-nucleotidase → MKASLRSLLALSLAGGALLSGCGGDDDNTPVQQDTTPRVDLRLMETTDIHANVMDYNYYSDSVDRGHGLVRTAMLVKQARAEITYPENSALVDNGDLIQGSPMGDWRQAQGLTSAEVHPVYKVMNEMAYDVGNYGNHEFNYGLDFLAESVNDAAFPYISANVFSADGSTPYFDQYTLITKTVFDRDGNPHDLTLGFIGFLPPQIMQWDKKNLEGKVTAKDIKATAELLVPQMKAEGADIIVAIPHSGIDTTAYSEKAKAENSSWYLADVDGIDAIMFGHSHLTFPSDSFANTANVDLDKGTIKGVPSVMPGYWGSHLGIIDLTLALADDGETWTVVDSKVEARALDPDGEADAALTALVKPDHDATLDYMGQVIGESTDDIFSFLAVVKDDPSIQIVSDAQKAYVEEAIVGTELDGLPVLSAAAPFKACDRDGVCAEESSFTVVPAGELQVKNIADLYLYPNTLMAVKVTGAELEQWLECSASQFFQITDTTDRQELVDFSGFPTYNFDVIDGVTYQIDVTEPARYDRDCVKVSDGSRIVDLQFAGAAIDPAQEFLIASNNYRAAGGKFAGTGGDHVVIESPDENRQVVGNYIQANSPVTPTADNNWSFAPILGYTSNLEIVFRVPNTDRAKNFVADAVAGAGGNFMATLLDDSGNEAIYELNLQP
- a CDS encoding DNA ligase codes for the protein MKIPARQGCLRVGLMAFICLLVAVTRASEPPLQLARVYQPGMDLQGYWVSEKLDGVRAYWDGQQLLSRGGNIIAAPDWFLRDFPDQPLDGELWMGRGRFAAVSAAIRRLQPKAEEWRQIRFMVFDLPASGVPFSERMKKMRELVGKTSSYHLAMVEQRRATDHGALLARLDRVLAVGGEGLMLHHGDSFYKAGRTAALLKVKTFQDAEATVVGYSNGKGKYQGQVGALVVETGDGRRFKLGSGLSDDERVDPPPLGSTVTYKYYGLTSTGLPRFASFLRVRNDEPAAPTRRVSQSD